A single window of Xylocopilactobacillus apicola DNA harbors:
- a CDS encoding nucleobase:cation symporter-2 family protein, with amino-acid sequence MKIREGILENNQSVFKTAILGLQHLLAMYSGDILVPILIGGALGFNTQQMTYLISADIFMCGIATLLQIKRTPLTGIGLPVVLGCAVEYVAPLQQIGKTLGPGYMYGGIISAGIFIFLISGIFAKLRRFFPPLVTGSLITLVGFTLIPVAFQNIGGGDSSAKNFGAPINLLLGLITAVVIICINIWGRGFVQQISVLIGIVIGSLIAICLGEVGFGAVSSAHWFQIPQLFYFSTPKFEWSSIATMILAALTCMIESTGVYFALSEVVGQELTERDLADGYRSEGLAAILGGLFNTFPYSTFSQNVGIVQLSGIKTLKPVYYSSFFLIILGMIPKVGAIANLIPTSVLGGAMLVMFGMVGSQGIKILSQVEMNTKNLLVIAISVGLGLGVTTQPQLFHFLPATMQTILSNGMVIGSLTAVIMNLLLNGTKKEGEI; translated from the coding sequence ATGAAAATTAGGGAGGGAATTTTGGAAAATAATCAATCAGTATTTAAAACAGCAATTTTAGGCTTGCAGCATTTGTTAGCGATGTATTCAGGTGATATCTTGGTGCCAATCCTAATTGGTGGCGCCCTTGGGTTTAATACGCAACAAATGACTTATCTGATTTCTGCAGATATTTTTATGTGCGGAATTGCAACTTTACTTCAAATCAAGCGGACTCCGCTTACCGGGATTGGACTGCCGGTAGTTCTTGGTTGTGCTGTGGAATACGTTGCTCCTTTACAACAAATTGGCAAAACTTTGGGTCCTGGCTACATGTACGGGGGAATTATTTCAGCTGGGATTTTTATTTTTTTAATTTCAGGCATTTTCGCTAAATTACGGAGATTTTTCCCACCATTAGTAACGGGATCTCTAATCACGTTAGTCGGATTCACGTTAATCCCCGTTGCTTTTCAAAATATTGGCGGTGGAGATAGCAGCGCTAAGAATTTCGGTGCACCTATTAATTTGCTTTTAGGACTGATTACCGCCGTAGTTATTATCTGCATCAATATTTGGGGACGAGGATTTGTCCAACAAATTTCAGTTTTAATTGGGATTGTGATTGGCAGCTTAATTGCGATTTGTCTCGGAGAAGTTGGATTTGGCGCCGTGAGTTCTGCTCATTGGTTTCAAATCCCTCAGCTGTTCTACTTTTCAACTCCCAAATTTGAGTGGTCTTCTATTGCCACAATGATCTTAGCTGCCCTAACTTGTATGATTGAATCCACTGGTGTTTATTTTGCTTTAAGCGAGGTCGTTGGTCAGGAACTTACTGAGCGAGATTTAGCTGACGGATATCGTTCAGAAGGGCTTGCAGCGATTCTGGGAGGATTGTTTAACACTTTTCCCTACTCAACATTCTCACAAAACGTTGGAATCGTTCAATTGTCAGGAATCAAAACCCTTAAACCGGTCTATTATTCTTCATTCTTTCTAATTATTCTCGGAATGATTCCTAAAGTCGGAGCAATTGCTAATCTGATTCCGACGTCTGTTCTTGGCGGTGCAATGTTGGTAATGTTTGGAATGGTCGGATCCCAAGGAATCAAAATTCTTTCGCAGGTGGAAATGAACACCAAAAACCTGCTTGTAATTGCTATTTCTGTCGGTCTTGGTCTTGGAGTTACTACTCAGCCGCAACTATTTCATTTCTTGCCTGCTACGATGCAGACAATCTTAAGTAACGGAATGGTGATCGGAAGTTTAACTGCTGTTATAATGAATTTATTGTTAAATGGCACTAAAAAAGAAGGCGAAATTTAA